In Synergistaceae bacterium, a genomic segment contains:
- a CDS encoding ABC transporter ATP-binding protein: protein MTKITSAKSSKKYLLKVEKKEYLLKVEKIGIRFGGLQAVSEFDLNLASGGLYGIIGPNGAGKTTVFNMLTGIYRPTEGSILFKGKEWSEGKDMVGKKIHDFTAAGIGRTFQNVRLFKNLSILENIEIALHRSVQYGLMSALFRTSVMRRREKEIQDKAIALLKRLGLLSHLDKKASSLPYGLQRRLEIARALATSPTLLLLDEPAAGMNPQEIDQLIEDIRWIQDEFALTVLLIEHHMALVMALCDDITVMNFGRIIAGGPPDAIKNDRTVVEAYLGKGGNF from the coding sequence ATGACCAAGATAACGTCGGCAAAGTCTTCCAAGAAATATTTGCTGAAGGTCGAAAAGAAGGAATATCTGCTGAAGGTCGAAAAGATCGGGATTCGATTTGGCGGGTTGCAGGCTGTGAGTGAATTCGACCTTAATCTCGCGTCCGGCGGGCTCTACGGGATTATCGGCCCCAACGGGGCAGGGAAAACGACGGTTTTCAACATGCTCACGGGTATCTATCGTCCGACGGAGGGGAGTATTCTCTTCAAAGGCAAGGAGTGGTCTGAGGGCAAGGATATGGTCGGCAAAAAAATTCACGACTTTACCGCCGCCGGAATAGGGCGAACCTTTCAGAACGTCAGGCTCTTCAAAAATTTGTCGATTTTGGAGAACATCGAGATCGCTTTGCACCGGAGCGTTCAATATGGATTGATGTCCGCGTTGTTCCGAACTTCCGTCATGAGGCGAAGAGAGAAAGAAATTCAAGACAAGGCGATCGCTCTTCTGAAGCGACTGGGGCTTTTGTCTCACCTGGACAAAAAGGCGAGCAGCCTCCCCTATGGTTTGCAGCGGCGTCTCGAAATCGCCAGGGCGCTTGCGACTTCCCCGACGCTACTCCTGCTGGATGAGCCCGCCGCGGGAATGAACCCTCAGGAGATCGACCAATTGATTGAAGACATTCGGTGGATCCAGGACGAATTTGCCCTGACGGTGCTTCTGATCGAACACCATATGGCGTTAGTAATGGCGCTGTGCGATGACATCACGGTGATGAATTTTGGCAGGATCATCGCCGGTGGGCCTCCGGACGCGATCAAAAACGACCGGACGGTTGTCGAGGCCTACCTGGGAAAAGGAGGCAACTTCTAG
- a CDS encoding ABC transporter ATP-binding protein, whose product MLLDVKNLTVNYDVIEAVKGVSFFVGEKEIVALIGANGAGKTSILRAISGLADIRQGQILYGSTDLVGKPPHDIVKLGISHVPEGRLIFAPLSVKENLLLGAYTRNDKQNFKADLENIFTIFPRLKERLSQVGGTLSGGEQQMLAIGRAMMSHCRLLLLDEPSMGLAPILVEEVFSTILKLKEMETPVLLVEQNANMALSLADRVYVLETGRVTLSGKASDIAEMDEVRASYLGK is encoded by the coding sequence ATGCTTCTGGATGTCAAAAACCTGACAGTGAACTACGACGTTATAGAGGCGGTCAAGGGGGTGTCCTTTTTCGTGGGAGAAAAGGAAATCGTCGCGTTGATCGGGGCCAACGGGGCTGGAAAGACCAGCATTCTTCGGGCGATATCGGGGCTTGCCGACATCCGGCAGGGACAGATCCTCTACGGCTCCACCGATCTTGTTGGTAAACCTCCCCACGACATCGTAAAACTCGGCATATCCCATGTGCCGGAGGGCAGGTTGATTTTCGCCCCTTTGAGCGTGAAGGAAAACCTTCTACTCGGCGCCTACACCCGGAATGACAAGCAGAACTTCAAAGCGGATCTCGAAAACATTTTTACCATCTTTCCCCGCCTTAAAGAACGTTTAAGTCAAGTTGGGGGAACGCTATCGGGAGGCGAACAGCAGATGCTCGCCATAGGTCGGGCCATGATGAGCCACTGTCGTCTGCTTCTGCTGGACGAACCCTCTATGGGCCTCGCTCCGATTCTGGTGGAAGAGGTTTTTTCCACGATTCTCAAACTGAAGGAAATGGAAACGCCCGTCCTTTTAGTGGAGCAAAACGCGAACATGGCGCTTTCTTTGGCGGATCGCGTCTACGTGCTGGAGACGGGAAGGGTCACCTTATCGGGTAAAGCCTCCGACATCGCTGAAATGGACGAAGTTCGGGCCTCTTATTTAGGCAAATAG
- a CDS encoding TRAP transporter substrate-binding protein, with the protein MKKFVSLFAILLVFAASASFAAPVKLVVAHNQTSQENPYQYGMLKFKEAAERLSNGEFSVDVHAGTIGTNEDELVEKIQLSAADVVVVSPGFMTKIGIPEVDMFSLLYLFSGFTHWEKVVDGEPGAALAKIINEKSNNTFRISAYWSAGVRNYYGKKPIEKVDDLKGMKIRTQMSGVVADFWKKTGAIPTQVAWGELYQALQQGIVDSAENDYTNFSLLDHHKTANGKFITETEHDFTTRVVLMNGKKWDSYSDQQRAWITQALEEATAEERKVTYEDLGKSKERVLSDGAKVNTIDKAPFIAIAIPIQDELAKRLGMESFLKSIRDLAQ; encoded by the coding sequence ATGAAAAAGTTCGTTTCACTATTTGCGATTTTGCTTGTTTTTGCCGCTAGCGCTTCGTTTGCTGCGCCCGTCAAACTTGTGGTCGCTCACAACCAGACCTCGCAGGAGAATCCGTACCAGTATGGGATGCTCAAGTTCAAGGAAGCCGCGGAGAGACTGTCAAACGGGGAATTTTCCGTTGATGTGCACGCTGGGACCATTGGCACCAATGAAGACGAACTTGTCGAGAAAATCCAGCTCAGCGCGGCGGATGTCGTTGTCGTGTCCCCCGGATTCATGACGAAAATCGGTATTCCCGAAGTGGACATGTTCTCACTCCTCTACCTCTTTAGCGGATTTACCCACTGGGAGAAGGTTGTCGATGGAGAGCCCGGCGCGGCGCTTGCCAAAATCATCAACGAAAAATCAAACAACACCTTCCGTATCTCCGCTTATTGGTCCGCGGGTGTGCGAAACTACTACGGTAAAAAGCCGATCGAGAAGGTCGACGATCTGAAGGGAATGAAGATCCGCACGCAGATGTCAGGGGTCGTCGCCGATTTCTGGAAGAAAACCGGCGCGATTCCCACACAAGTTGCCTGGGGTGAACTCTATCAAGCTCTCCAGCAAGGAATCGTGGATTCCGCGGAGAACGACTACACCAACTTCAGCCTTCTCGACCATCATAAGACCGCCAACGGTAAGTTCATCACGGAGACCGAACACGACTTCACCACTCGTGTGGTTTTGATGAACGGCAAAAAATGGGATTCCTACAGCGATCAGCAGAGGGCCTGGATCACGCAGGCGCTAGAAGAGGCCACAGCGGAAGAGCGCAAAGTGACCTACGAAGACCTAGGCAAATCCAAGGAACGCGTTTTGTCGGACGGCGCTAAAGTCAATACGATTGATAAGGCTCCTTTTATCGCCATCGCCATACCCATCCAGGACGAACTCGCCAAACGTCTTGGTATGGAATCCTTCCTAAAGTCAATAAGAGACCTGGCTCAATAA
- a CDS encoding TRAP transporter small permease subunit — MKKCVKIVVRLQEAAGTLLLAVFFAAILAQIMARYMKIPLLWTEELANYSFIWAVFMGASVMVYYKAHFCFTFFKDYFKGRMAAVYDIFVCAILLTFTVPMFLYGVNVTWTFWNYNWITLPWIRMGYTWLCLPIMGFTMSFYIMALMLEDLQVVLRRNA, encoded by the coding sequence GTGAAGAAGTGCGTGAAGATTGTTGTGCGTTTACAAGAAGCGGCTGGCACGTTACTATTGGCCGTCTTTTTTGCCGCGATACTTGCCCAGATCATGGCGAGATATATGAAAATTCCGCTGCTCTGGACGGAAGAGCTGGCCAACTATTCGTTCATCTGGGCGGTCTTTATGGGTGCGTCCGTAATGGTCTATTATAAGGCGCATTTTTGTTTCACCTTTTTCAAGGATTACTTCAAGGGTCGAATGGCCGCAGTTTACGATATTTTCGTCTGCGCGATACTACTGACTTTCACAGTTCCCATGTTCCTCTACGGAGTTAATGTGACCTGGACGTTCTGGAACTACAACTGGATTACGTTGCCGTGGATCAGGATGGGGTACACGTGGCTCTGCCTGCCGATCATGGGATTCACGATGTCATTTTACATTATGGCGCTGATGCTCGAAGACTTACAAGTTGTGCTAAGGAGGAACGCCTGA
- a CDS encoding TRAP transporter large permease, which translates to MEWWVYVALFVLLIFLGVPIAFVIGIVSLLGVAGIPFTPNITVFMKMFNGLNSFVLLAIPLFVLAANLMNHGKITKMLVDLCIAAMGNIRGGLAHANILVSMIFAGVSGSAQADTAGIGNMLIPAMIETGYDKETSVGVTAASSTIGVIIPPSIPMVVYSGLTNASVAALFISGMVPGILIGIVMMGIVVWKGRRLNFPIYEKANRKEVWQLFRKSFPALLAPIIIVGGISTGWYTPTEAAAFASIYSMIISLFVYKTLRLRDLPEILRETLKLSSLSLFALATASALGELLGYYKVADHVATFFSLYITSANVFMLMVIAFFLFLGTFMDAIPAMILFTPVLLPVASSLGISSIHLGLVTVITLAIGLVTPPYGLCLLIASSIADLSIERSLWGVLPYISSLLIILILVALFPSIAFFVPRLLGLM; encoded by the coding sequence ATGGAATGGTGGGTTTACGTCGCGCTATTTGTGTTGCTGATTTTTTTGGGAGTGCCAATCGCTTTTGTTATCGGGATCGTTTCCTTGCTGGGAGTGGCCGGCATTCCCTTCACGCCGAACATCACGGTGTTCATGAAAATGTTCAATGGTCTGAACTCGTTCGTCCTGCTGGCCATTCCGCTATTCGTGCTGGCCGCCAATCTGATGAACCACGGTAAGATCACGAAGATGCTGGTCGATTTATGCATCGCCGCTATGGGGAACATCCGCGGGGGACTGGCTCACGCGAACATTTTGGTGTCGATGATTTTTGCGGGCGTTTCTGGGTCAGCCCAAGCGGACACCGCGGGAATAGGGAACATGCTCATCCCTGCGATGATCGAGACGGGATACGACAAAGAAACATCGGTCGGTGTAACAGCCGCGTCTTCGACGATCGGGGTCATTATTCCGCCAAGCATTCCAATGGTCGTCTATTCGGGCCTGACCAACGCCTCCGTCGCGGCGCTCTTCATTAGCGGCATGGTCCCCGGCATTCTGATCGGGATCGTTATGATGGGGATCGTCGTCTGGAAGGGGCGAAGACTGAACTTCCCGATCTACGAGAAAGCGAATCGGAAGGAAGTCTGGCAGCTTTTCCGAAAATCGTTTCCAGCTCTGCTTGCTCCCATCATCATTGTCGGCGGTATCAGCACCGGTTGGTACACGCCCACGGAGGCGGCCGCCTTCGCTTCGATTTACTCTATGATCATCAGTTTGTTCGTTTACAAAACCCTCAGACTGAGGGACCTGCCCGAAATCCTTCGGGAGACGCTGAAGCTGAGTTCTCTGTCGCTCTTCGCTCTCGCCACGGCCAGCGCTTTGGGGGAGTTGCTGGGGTACTACAAGGTCGCAGACCACGTTGCGACTTTTTTTTCCCTCTACATCACGAGCGCGAACGTCTTCATGCTGATGGTGATCGCGTTTTTCCTCTTCCTTGGGACGTTCATGGACGCGATTCCCGCCATGATCCTCTTCACGCCCGTGTTGCTCCCTGTGGCGTCTAGCCTTGGAATATCGTCGATTCACCTGGGGCTCGTAACCGTCATCACGCTTGCCATCGGCCTAGTAACGCCGCCTTACGGCCTGTGTCTTCTGATCGCGAGTTCTATCGCCGACCTTTCGATTGAGCGTTCTCTTTGGGGCGTCCTACCCTACATTTCGTCATTGCTCATTATCCTCATTCTAGTGGCGCTTTTCCCGTCGATTGCCTTTTTCGTCCCGCGCTTACTTGGGTTGATGTGA
- a CDS encoding iron-containing alcohol dehydrogenase — MPRFTLPRDVYYGKNSLEVLKTLKGKKAIIVVGGGSMKRFGFLDKTVAYLKEAGMETQLFEGVEPDPSVETVMKGAEAMREFQPDWIVSIGGGSPIDAAKAMWAFYEYPNTTFESLITPFSFPELRQKARFAAIPSTSGTATEVTAFSVITDYSKGVKYPLADFNITPDVAILDPLIAETMPPTLTAHTGMDALTHAIEAYVSVCHSPFTDPLALKAIQMVFDYLVSSWKGDMSAREQMHYAQCLAGMAFSNALLGITHSMAHKTGAAFSTGHIPHGCANAIYLPFVIKYNAVNAASRYADIARFVGLSATSEAGLVQALCDKIDKMNKILEIPATLKEFGIQEAEFKSKLSSIAELAVGDACTGANPRPITPAEMEKLLSCTFSGKLVDF; from the coding sequence ATGCCGAGATTTACGCTGCCGAGAGATGTTTACTATGGGAAAAATTCTCTGGAGGTATTGAAGACGCTGAAGGGGAAAAAGGCCATTATCGTAGTGGGCGGAGGATCCATGAAGCGCTTTGGTTTTCTGGACAAAACCGTCGCCTACCTCAAAGAAGCGGGGATGGAGACACAGCTTTTCGAGGGTGTGGAGCCGGATCCCTCTGTCGAAACGGTGATGAAGGGCGCCGAGGCCATGAGGGAGTTTCAGCCGGACTGGATCGTGTCTATCGGTGGAGGATCTCCCATTGACGCCGCCAAGGCCATGTGGGCCTTTTACGAGTACCCCAATACGACATTCGAGTCGCTCATAACGCCCTTCAGCTTTCCTGAGCTGCGCCAAAAAGCGAGATTCGCGGCGATTCCCTCCACCTCAGGAACGGCCACGGAAGTGACGGCGTTTTCCGTCATAACGGACTACTCCAAAGGGGTCAAATACCCTCTGGCCGACTTCAACATCACGCCGGACGTGGCCATCCTTGATCCGCTGATCGCCGAGACCATGCCGCCGACACTTACGGCTCACACGGGTATGGATGCTCTAACTCACGCGATTGAAGCCTATGTTTCCGTATGTCATTCCCCCTTCACCGATCCCCTGGCCTTGAAGGCGATCCAAATGGTGTTCGACTACCTGGTCTCCTCGTGGAAAGGAGACATGAGCGCCAGAGAACAGATGCACTATGCGCAGTGTCTAGCGGGGATGGCATTTTCCAACGCGCTTTTGGGGATCACTCATTCCATGGCTCACAAGACGGGGGCCGCGTTTTCCACAGGGCACATCCCACATGGTTGCGCCAACGCGATTTACCTTCCTTTCGTGATCAAATACAACGCGGTGAACGCGGCAAGCCGTTACGCGGACATTGCCCGCTTCGTCGGTCTGTCCGCCACGAGCGAGGCGGGTCTGGTACAGGCGCTTTGCGACAAAATCGACAAAATGAACAAGATTCTGGAAATCCCCGCGACACTCAAAGAGTTTGGCATTCAGGAAGCCGAGTTTAAATCGAAGCTGTCTTCGATAGCCGAGCTGGCGGTTGGGGATGCCTGCACGGGCGCCAACCCGAGGCCGATCACGCCGGCGGAAATGGAAAAACTCTTGAGCTGCACATTCTCAGGGAAGCTGGTGGATTTTTGA